GGCTGCCTCCCCGAAACCGCGCCTGACCCGCAAACCGAAGGGTCAAGGCAAGGAAATCCGAACAAGCCTAGGAGCTATGAAAGGGGGAGCCGTGCACCTGCCGTTAACCGAGGGGAGCCAGGAAAGGTTAATACTCACAGCGGGGATAACCTGTGGGTATTAACCCGGTGTTCACCGAACGCTGTGGCCTGCGTCCTAGCTGGTGTCGGGGGTGTCTGCTGTACTGGATACATGACTACACTGACCGAAGCCTCAGTCGCTGGCACCGAAGACCAGCGAAATACGAAACAAAAGCTCATGATCGCCCTGGACGTTGACGGCACGCTGGTGGACCACGATGGCCACATGTCCGCTCCTGTCCGCGAAGCCGCCCGGGCCGTTGTTGCCGCGGGCCACGAGGTCATGATTGCCACCGGCCGTTCGCTCAACGCCACGCTCCCAGTCATCGAACAGATCGGCATGAACCGGGGCTACGCCGTCTGCTGCAACGGCGGCGTGACCCTGCGCCTGGACCCGGCCCTCGCTGACGGATACGAGATCATCCACAAGGCCACCTTCGATCCGGGCCCCGCCCTGCGTGCACTGCGCGAACGCCTGCCCTCCGCCAAGTACGCGCTGGAGGATCAGGACGGCAACTTCCTCTCCACCGAGCGCTTCCAGGACGCC
This genomic interval from Micrococcaceae bacterium Sec5.7 contains the following:
- a CDS encoding HAD family hydrolase, whose translation is MTTLTEASVAGTEDQRNTKQKLMIALDVDGTLVDHDGHMSAPVREAARAVVAAGHEVMIATGRSLNATLPVIEQIGMNRGYAVCCNGGVTLRLDPALADGYEIIHKATFDPGPALRALRERLPSAKYALEDQDGNFLSTERFQDASFGVEAIGVDFQTMLDATAVRVVVFSAENTPEEFNEAIAHIGLAGVTYSVGWTAWLDIAAAGVTKASALEHLRGRLDIAAHSTVAIGDGRNDIEMLTWAGRGVAMGQAPEEVIAAANEVTHSVYDDGAAHVLRSLL